In Beutenbergia cavernae DSM 12333, the DNA window CGGCGTCGGCGTCACCGAACCGACGCTCCCGTGCACGCCGACCGTCACCGTCGACGGGCGCGAGTTCGACAACTTTCCGGGCTACCCCGAGGCCGGGCTCGGCGACGTGCCGCTGCGCACGGTCATCGCGCAGTCCTGCAACACGGCGCTCATCGCGTCGCGCGACTCGGCGCCTCCCGACGCGCTCGCCGACGCCGCAGCGGCGCTCGGCCTCGGCGTCGAGCCGTCGCTCGCGTACCCGGCGTGGCTGGGTTCCGTGCCGACCGACGTCGACGCGGGCGGCACCGAGCACGCCGCGTCGATGATCGGGCAGGGGCGGGTGCTCGCGTCGCCGCTCGCGATGGCGACCGTCGCGGCCTCGGTCGTGCGGGGCGCGGCCGTGACGCCGGTGCTCGTGGCCGACGCCGACCAGGAGCCGGCGCCCGAGGCGGAGACGCCACTCACCGACGAGGAGGCGACGGCGCTGCGCGAGCTGATGCGCGCCGTCGTCACGGAGGGCAGCGGGTCGCTCCTGGCGGACGTGCCGGGGGAGCCCGTCAGCGCGAAGAGCGGGACGGCGCAGTACGGCGACGCCGACCCGCCGCACACGCACGCGTGGATGATCGCGACGCAGGGCGACCTCGCGGTGGCGGTGTTCGTGGAACGCGGGGACTACGGCTCGGCGACGTCGGGGCCGATCGTGGAGGCGTTCCTGCGGGGGCTCGCCGCCCTCTGACCTTCGCGAGAGGTTCTCTGCGCGACCGCGAGAGGTTCTGTGCGTGACCGCGAGAGGATCTGTGCGTGACCGCGAGAGGTTCTTTGTAGGGTGCCGAGCATGCGCCGACCCAACGTCGTCCTGATCCTGTCCGACGACCACGGGTACGCGGACCGCGGCGCGCTCGGCCTGGACCCGGCGGTGCGCACGCCGGCGCTGGACCGCCTGGCCGCCGACGGCGTGACGTGCACCGACGCGTACGTCACGGCGCCGATCTGCAGCCCGTCCCGCGCGGCGATCATCTCGGGCGCCTACCAGCAGCGCTGGGGCGCGAGGTGGTTCGACTCCTCGCGCTTCGGCGACGAGCGCACGTCCCTCGCCGAACGGTTCGCCGAGCTCGGCTACGCCACGGGCTACCTCGGCAAGGTGCACTACGGCCCGGAGGACGTCGGCGACCGCGCGTGCCCGCCGCACCACGGCTTCGCCGAGACGTACTACGGGCTCGCCGGCCGCCAGCAGGGACGCCTGAACTACTTGCGGCACTCCGACGACGCCGTCGCGGAGTACGGGCCGGAGGCGTCCTGGCGCATGGCCGTCCAGCCGATGCTCTCCGGCGACGACCCCGAGGACCTCGAGGGCTTCCTCACGGCGGAGCTCGGCCGCCGGTCGCGCACGTTCGTCGACGACCACGCCGCCGAGCCGTTCTTCCTCATGCTCGCGTTCAACGCGGTGCACAACTTCTGTTGGCAGCTGCCGCCGGACGAGCTGCGCCGCCGCGGGCTCCCGGCGCGCGACGACTGGCACGACGCCGACGCCCAGGGCTACGCGGACTGGTACGACGGCGCCATCACCCCGAACCTGGAGCACGGCCGCGAGTACTACCTCGCGCAGCTCGAGCTCATGGACGCCGAGATCGCCGCGCTCCTCGACACGCTGGAGGAGCGCGGTCTCGCCGACGACACGATCGTCGTCTACCTCACCGACAACGGCGGCTCGACCTGCAACTACGGCAGCAACGCGCCCCTCGCCGGCACGAAGTACACGCTGTGGGAGGGCGGGATCCGGGTGCCGTTCCTCGTCCGGTGGCCGGGCGGCGGGTGGGCGGGCGGCCGGACGACGACGGCGCTCGTCAGCTCGCTCGATCTGGTCCCCACGCTCGTCGCGGCGGCGGGCGGGGCGGTCGACGACGTCGACGGCGTCGACCTGGCCGACGTGCTGAGCGGCGCCGGCGATCGCGCGCACGACGCGCTCCACTGGGACTGCGGCTTCCAGTGGGCGGTCCGCGAGGGCGACCTCAAGCTCCGCTACGTCGACGGCGCGTCCGAGACGGCCGCCGGGATCCGCGCCGTCGAGCACGCGGACCCGGGGGACGGCCTGACGCTCGTCGACCTCGCGGCGGACGTCGCGGAGCGGCGAGACCTGGCGGGTGATCGGCCCGACGACGTCGCCCGTCTTCTCGCGCGGCACGAGGTGTGGCGGCGGGACGTCGGGTGGGCCGACCCGGTACCGCGCTGACCGACGTCAGGCGCGGTGCTCCGTGAGCCACGCCGTCGCGAACGCCGCCGCCGCGGCCAGAGGGAACAGGCGCGCCGTCGCGTCGCCCACCCGACCGACGACCACGCCGCCGCCACCCGCGCCGGACGCGGCGCCGTCGTCGTCGTGGGCGGCAGCCTCGAAGGCGGCGCCGAGCTCGGGGAAGCCCTCGTCGTCGAGCTCGACGTCCGTGTAGGTGACCCACTCCCGCGTGCCGTCGGCGCGGAGCACCGCGCACGACGACGGCGCCAGGCGCGGCCGCGGCACGCGGTACTCGGCGAGGTGGAACGTGGTGCACGCGTCGTAGCCGACGCCGAGCAGCAGCACGCGCGCGCCGAGGCGTTCGAGGTGGCCGAGAGGGGAGTCGTCGCCGAGGTTGCACTCGAGCGGATGCGGCTCGGTGACCTCGGCGGCACGCGCCCCGAGCGCCGTGAACGACGACTGCGGGTGCGCGCTCCGCACCGCCCCCGGCACGGCCCGCACGGCGTCGGGGATGCGGCCCATCCCGCGCGTCGGGCTCGTGCGCGGGTCATACCCCGGCATCTCGGCGCGGATGAGGGGCCACCAGTCCTCGGGGACGGGCGGCGCCTGCCATCCGGCGGGGTCGGTGTTGTCCATGGAGTGGGTGGGTACGGCGAGGGTGCCGTCCGGCCCGAGCGCGTCGAGGAGCGCATCGACCACGGCGGGCGCGCCCCCGCACACCCATCCCAGCGAGCTCAGCGAGGAGTGCACGAGCAGCGTCTCGCCAGGCCGGACGCCGAGCGCGGCGAGGTCCTGAGCGAGCGAGGAGCGCGTCTGCAGCGAGCGGCCGTGGAGGTCCGTGGACGACGACGGCGGAGCGGGCGTGGTCATGGCGGTGCGGTCTCCCCGGGTGTGCGTCCCGTCAGCGTGCCAGGGGCGTCAAGGGAGATACGGGGGCGAGCGCCGCGAAGATCCTCTCGCGAACGCGCAGAGATCCTCTCGCGGTGGCGCAGACTTCCTCTCGCGAACGCGCAGAGATCCTCTCGCGAACGCGCAGGGATCCTCTCGCGAAGGTGGGGGTGAAGGCGCCCTGAGGGCGCCGTGAAACCGGGGCCGTCGAGCATGGTCGCCATGACCACACCACTGCTCAGCCGCGCCCGGAGCTCCCGGGCCGACGGCTCCGCCGTCGCCGTCCGCACCGAGGGCCTCGTCAAGACCTTCGGCACGAACCGCGCCGTCGACCACGTGGACCTGGAGGTCCACCGCGGTGAGATCTTCGGCGTCCTCGGCCCCAACGGGGCGGGCAAGACCACCACGCTGCGGATGCTCGCCACGCTGCTGGGCATCGACGAGGGGCGCGCCGAGATCTTCGGCGTCGACGTCAAGCAGCGCCCGCACGTCGTGCGCCAGCTCATCGGCGTCACCGGCCAGTACGCCTCCGTCGACGAGAACCTCACCGCCACCGAGAACCTCTACCTGTTCGGCCGGCTGCAGGGCATCAGCGGCCCGAAGTCCCGCGCCACGGCTCAGGACCTGCTCGACCGGTTCGGCCTCGAGGAGGCCGCGAACCGCCCCCTGTCCCAGTTCTCGGGCGGCATGCGGCGGCGGCTCGACCTGGCCGCGAGCCTCATCACCCGCCCGCCGCTGATCTTCCTCGACGAGCCGACCACCGGCCTGGACCCCCGCACGCGCGGCCAGATGTGGACGACGATCCGGGAGCTCGTCGAGAGCGGCTGCACGGTGCTGCTCACCACCCAGTACCTCGACGAGGCCGACCAGCTGGCCGGCCGGATCGCCGTCATCGACCGCGGCCGCAAGGTCGCCGAGGGCACACCGGACGAGCTCAAGAGCCAGGTCGGGTCGTCGACCCTCCAGGTCGTGCTGAGCGACCCCGCCGAGATCGCGACGGCGGGCGACGTCGTCAGCCGGGCGATGAGCGCCGAGCCGGTGCTCAGCCCGGAGTCGGGGCGCATCCACGTGCCGATGTCGAGCGCCGACGAGGCGGCCGACGTCCTCATCGCGCTGCGCACGGCCGGCGTCTCCGTCGCCTCGCTCAACGTCAGCAAGCCCAGCCTCGACGAGGTCTTCCTCGCCCTCACCGGCCACGACACGGGCGAGGGCGACGACGGCGCCTCCACCGACACCACGACCGAACCTCAGGAGAACGTCCGATGAGCACGCTCGCCCTCACCCAGGTCGCGGCCGACCCCGTCGCCGCCACCACGTCCCACGTCTCCCTGCGCCAGGCCGTCGCCCAGACCATGTCCATGGCGTGGCGCGCGGCGAAGACGATGCGCCGCAACCCGGAGCAGTTCTTCGACGTCACGATCCAGCCGCTCCTGTTCACCGCGATGTTCGCCTACATCTTCGGCGGGGCGATCAGCGGCGACGTCGCCAGCTACCTGCCGCTCATGATCCCGGGCATCCTCGCCCAGACTGCGCTGACCGCCTGCATGGCGACGGGCGTGCAGCTGCGCGAGGACATGGACAAGGGCGTGTTCGACCGCTTCAAGTCGCTCCCGATCGCGCGGATCGCGCCGCTGGCCGGGC includes these proteins:
- a CDS encoding aminoglycoside N(3)-acetyltransferase, with translation MTTPAPPSSSTDLHGRSLQTRSSLAQDLAALGVRPGETLLVHSSLSSLGWVCGGAPAVVDALLDALGPDGTLAVPTHSMDNTDPAGWQAPPVPEDWWPLIRAEMPGYDPRTSPTRGMGRIPDAVRAVPGAVRSAHPQSSFTALGARAAEVTEPHPLECNLGDDSPLGHLERLGARVLLLGVGYDACTTFHLAEYRVPRPRLAPSSCAVLRADGTREWVTYTDVELDDEGFPELGAAFEAAAHDDDGAASGAGGGGVVVGRVGDATARLFPLAAAAAFATAWLTEHRA
- a CDS encoding sulfatase family protein yields the protein MRRPNVVLILSDDHGYADRGALGLDPAVRTPALDRLAADGVTCTDAYVTAPICSPSRAAIISGAYQQRWGARWFDSSRFGDERTSLAERFAELGYATGYLGKVHYGPEDVGDRACPPHHGFAETYYGLAGRQQGRLNYLRHSDDAVAEYGPEASWRMAVQPMLSGDDPEDLEGFLTAELGRRSRTFVDDHAAEPFFLMLAFNAVHNFCWQLPPDELRRRGLPARDDWHDADAQGYADWYDGAITPNLEHGREYYLAQLELMDAEIAALLDTLEERGLADDTIVVYLTDNGGSTCNYGSNAPLAGTKYTLWEGGIRVPFLVRWPGGGWAGGRTTTALVSSLDLVPTLVAAAGGAVDDVDGVDLADVLSGAGDRAHDALHWDCGFQWAVREGDLKLRYVDGASETAAGIRAVEHADPGDGLTLVDLAADVAERRDLAGDRPDDVARLLARHEVWRRDVGWADPVPR
- a CDS encoding daunorubicin/doxorubicin resistance ABC transporter ATP-binding protein DrrA codes for the protein MTTPLLSRARSSRADGSAVAVRTEGLVKTFGTNRAVDHVDLEVHRGEIFGVLGPNGAGKTTTLRMLATLLGIDEGRAEIFGVDVKQRPHVVRQLIGVTGQYASVDENLTATENLYLFGRLQGISGPKSRATAQDLLDRFGLEEAANRPLSQFSGGMRRRLDLAASLITRPPLIFLDEPTTGLDPRTRGQMWTTIRELVESGCTVLLTTQYLDEADQLAGRIAVIDRGRKVAEGTPDELKSQVGSSTLQVVLSDPAEIATAGDVVSRAMSAEPVLSPESGRIHVPMSSADEAADVLIALRTAGVSVASLNVSKPSLDEVFLALTGHDTGEGDDGASTDTTTEPQENVR